A region from the Hydrogenimonas sp. genome encodes:
- a CDS encoding TonB-like, with protein MGSDKRLFFIGGVAAFTFYILLILFLILFFNDYKRSKRYVPAKSETIEVSILQQSSKRPEPKPKQSLKKERKEKVKQPVKKRPSTTSPKSAPAPKPKPISSLFQGIKASTPVEQSSAARLANAPKIKYKAASGQEQKRVERASRLVRDINLSRPEIDITSKSSGIGEVDEYMSRLYDKIYKTWQPEAIYAGEEAKVHLKIAPDGSFEYSLLFPSDNQGFNQSLIEYLERLKREKLPPPKGGRVLDVDIKFKAKE; from the coding sequence ATGGGTAGTGACAAGAGACTCTTTTTTATCGGCGGAGTGGCCGCCTTTACATTCTATATTCTCCTTATACTGTTTCTGATTCTCTTCTTTAACGACTATAAACGCTCAAAGAGGTATGTTCCCGCAAAATCGGAGACTATAGAGGTATCCATTCTGCAGCAATCTTCGAAGAGACCCGAGCCTAAACCGAAGCAGAGTCTCAAGAAGGAGCGGAAAGAGAAGGTGAAGCAGCCGGTAAAAAAGAGGCCCTCGACTACATCACCAAAGAGTGCGCCTGCACCGAAACCGAAGCCGATCTCATCGCTATTTCAAGGTATAAAGGCGAGTACACCCGTTGAACAGAGCAGCGCCGCACGTCTTGCAAACGCCCCGAAGATCAAATACAAGGCTGCATCCGGGCAGGAGCAGAAGCGGGTCGAGAGAGCGAGCAGGCTGGTCAGGGATATCAATCTCAGCAGGCCGGAGATAGATATAACTTCGAAAAGCTCAGGTATCGGTGAGGTCGATGAGTATATGAGCAGACTCTACGACAAAATATACAAAACCTGGCAGCCTGAAGCCATATATGCCGGAGAGGAGGCGAAGGTGCACCTGAAAATAGCGCCGGACGGAAGCTTTGAATACTCTCTTCTATTTCCTTCGGATAATCAGGGTTTCAATCAGAGCCTGATAGAATACCTGGAGCGGTTGAAAAGAGAGAAGCTGCCTCCGCCCAAAGGGGGCAGGGTATTGGATGTCGATATAAAATTTAAAGCCAAGGAGTAG